Below is a genomic region from Miscanthus floridulus cultivar M001 chromosome 1, ASM1932011v1, whole genome shotgun sequence.
TAAGAGGGCATCTTTTCGAATGACTCCGACGAGGACTAGAGAAGTGTGAGCTTCTTGATACCTCAGGAAAAATTATTATCGCGGGAATTTGCATTCTCTCACTTAATTATGTTTCCACACTTAATTGCATTTCTTAGGTCGTCTGCTTACATTTCCTAGTTTAGCTTGCTAGGTTAGTTAATAGGATTGGAATCTAGGATGCAAAATTCTTTTGCATTAGAGATAGTAAAACTTAGCAAATACATAGTGCAAATTTATATAGTAACTTGAATAGATTTTGATAAGTAGGTTTTAGAGACCTTtagattttaagttgcctaattcatctctctattaggcgtcatggtccctacaTAACATAAATCGAACATGTAGCAAACACAAGATATAAATAGTTCACCTCTGCTACCATAGGTCATGACTAAGTATTGATAATGTGGCCATAATTGTCATTTAGGTGACACTCCCAAGCACATAAGGGCATTATTTCTCACGCAAATCATCTCATGTTTATTCACAAGTGGATGACCCAACAAAAGCGATATGTCTTCAGAATGCAGTTTGATCCCACAAGAGAGGTAATTATGTCAATAATAATTCCACTATAAAAGTGCTGAGTTTTTTTAGGGGCTCTCCCTCTACAATACCCATCCGATCTAGGCATCATTTTATCTGAGCCTCTCTTCATCTATGTAAGATGTAGATCATTAAGATGTCCTACACCCTCACGCCTCGAACATGACATCTCTAGCCAGATTTGAGTTCGTTGAAGATCAAATATGTAACTGACTATAGTCCAATCTAGTCTAAACGTGCCTGGTTGCTCGGCCGAGGGGCCAATGGCTGGTCTACACACCTTATAAATAGCTGAGACCCTGAGAGGTACGGTGTTTGGTTCACGCGCACCTAGCAGAAGCTCACACCGCGGTCAGACTGTTGCAGCCTCACATCGCCAATATGAGAATGAATGGATATTCATGGAGTTTGAATCTCATTTATGCTAATTATTTAGTCTTTCTAATATAATGCTCATTGTGCATAGATGCTTTCCGATAGACACGTGCGCACTGCACGTACATATTTGCTAGTAATCTCAAAAGCTCGAAGACTTCGCTGCCGCTTCGGTGTGATCGTCTTTCTGCTCAGCTCATCAACTAGAAATTCAGGTCTAGGATCCAGCATAATCTTCTGTCCCTCTGTCAATATATAGCTACATGGGTGGTTCCTCCGGACAATAAACACTATTCTTTTCTAATACACTGAAAGATATACCAATAATTGAGACATAAGGTTCATGGAGTTTAATGTAGTTATGGCAGCCTTTTTTATTAATTATTAAGCTGCTAAAGCATATAAAACATAGTTAAAAATTTGCCTGGAACTGAACCATCTATTTTGTGCTTAGTTTGGGTCATAAATGATGAGACCTTTTGATTATATGCAGGCATGCATTCACAAGGCAAATCAACGGCACTATACAGAATACAAAACAAACTGATCCAGTGAGACCAGCTCACAATCATGAATCAGTCTGATTAAGCTGAATGCAATAACATATATGCAGAAATATTTTATGATTTATAACAGAAGTTAACAAGTGGTAAACACAAGCCAAGATAAACTATGTCCTGTATTACTCCCCATGCCAATAATATGCACACGGGGCACATTATCCTTTTAGAGTTCCTGAACCCCTATAGCTCAGATTACGTGCTAATACCATAATAAGATAATGTCTAAGCATTAGTATCACATATGCATTATATATGTGTCACGGAAAATAGTTTAAGTCGCAAAGGCATTGTTCCTTCCCAAGCATTGTTCCTTCCCAAGTCCATCCAAGGTCTATCAGTGTCTAACCGTCATTGGATGACCCGATGATGGTGACATCTGCCTTCAGCATACAGTTTGATCCCACAATATAGCAGCTAAATGGATCCATGAGTGTCTTGAGTGGAATGAAGTTGGACCATCCCCAGCCAATCTTTTCTGCAACTCCAAACACGAAGCGACCTGCGTTTGCGGCAAAGTAAGGTCGTATCCAAACAAAAGTAGCCACTAGTCAATAGTAATGTTGATAGATATTATGGAGAGTTGAACCTGTAACTGTGTAGTGCCCCTCATGCTTCTGGTCCAAGATGGAGAGAGTCAGTTCAATCACCATCCCAGTCTCAAGAGGGATCTTGTTCAGATCATGCAGGTGTAAGTAGAGGGAAAGTGAATTGGTGCTTAATTGGTCACCAAGTGGGTACATGTTGATGTACCTGAGAAGGAATGAACACAATCTGTCATTACCATTAATGCTTGACAggtaagaaaagaaaagaagaaagtatGATGCTAGGCTCCTTGGAAGGTGATGCTGTTGGCGGACTTGTGCCCAAGCCAAGTGACAGTTAAACAAAATTAAGCTTCCagaaacaatagatttaatagaCTGGAATATAAATGGCTGTTCAAAACATACCAGTACTAGTGCTGTTCAAAACATACCAGTACTAGTGTTTGGCTCCATATATAGAGATAACACTACAATTTAACTAGAATACAAAAGACTCCCATTATCCCAAAATACAAGGCGTGGTTTGACTTGGTACAACCATTAAAGATCACATTTTTGCTGCTATTTTTTTTATAGTATATCATTTGCGGCAACAAAAGCTTAATCATTAGAAAGTACTAGCAAATATACCCGTGATTTGTAATGGAACATTCAGCTTGTTTCAGGGTCACCTAGAAGACTTACGACTAGGAGATTTATGCAACTATCGCATCATCTAATCCAATACATCTTGGAGTTGGACTCCATACTGTGGCTAGACGTGTGTTGTTAACTCGTATGAGCACATGTCGTAAGTTTAGGTCATGGACAAAGAAGAGAGGTGCACGAGGGCATTGTAGAAAGTAAAATATGATGGACCGAAGAATCCACTTTGATTTTAAAATTAATTATGATCAATAGATTTCTAAATATGAATCCAGTGTAACCACTTTTGTAGTACACACTTTTCACATGTTTGACTAATTTTTTGTCAAAGATAACAAAGTTCAAGTCTTGAAatatgtgcatgcattatatttcGGGATAAAGGAGTAGTGAAAATATCTAAAGGAGCAAGAGAGATTCTGTTGCAAAAAGAAACCCACACATGATTATATAGTATACAACATTCACTAgcactccctccatttcaaattataagtcattctggcttttctaggtacattatTTTTGCTATGGACCTAGATATaagctatgtctagatacataataaagggtaagctatgtatctagaaaagccagaatgACTTTATAATTTGGAAGGGGGAGAGTAAGTAATAATGTTGGTGGCATGAAtaactttttttttgaagaacCAGCATGAATAACTATTACTACCACCTGAATGGAAGGATACTTGCACACTGAATGATTAATGCCATATGCATATTATATGAACCAAATACACTGGAACAAAAATAGATGCATACCATTTATGCCGACCAGCTTCAAATGAAGGAGAACAGACTGGGACCTTCATGTCAAGGAAGTTGTTCATGGTCCAGGTGTAGGTTCCTTTGATGAACCCCTTTTTCTGGAGGAAGATGTTCTGAACTGTGATAGGCTTCTTTGGAATCACAATAGGCTTATTCTGAGAAGAGACATGTGCCTTTAATATCCTCACACCAAAGACACAGCTATCATCAACCAGAAAATCAGATGATTTCAGTAGTTCTTCAAGAGGAATCAAGCATTGTTTCTCTGATCGCTTGTTCTTGATATCGAAGTGGTAGCTAGCTGCTCATAGATAAAGGAAATATAACAGTATTAGAAATATGCGTTGAAGATTAGGTACTCGTATGAATCTGTAATCTACAAATTACCCAAGCACAATGCAATCTGTTTCCACTCCTAGTTAATTATTTTAATTAATTTAAAAAGTAGATAAACAGGTATGCAGGGCTAGCTTTTTGTGAACTGCAACTACAGAATGACCAAAATAGTAACAGCAGCATGTCTATTTACTCTGAAATATTGATCAAATAAGAAGACAATATGAAGTGAACGAAATAGTGAGAAAATCTAAAAGATAATGTGGTGAGTATTTGACCATATATCAAATTCCATACCAATTGAGTTGCAAGGGTAAATTATAATATGATGCTCAGTAGTTTCAGTTTCAGGGAGCTATGGCCGAAGCTTATAGAGCATGGATAAGGACTCCCATTTGTAATAATATGTTTGGGCTTGACATAATTTCAGAAACTACCTTTGCATCCATGATATGTCCCTTTTGAATGGTTGTACATTGACAACTCGAACACAGCGCTCAAGATGTCACCTGCCTTAAAGTCGTTTTGGTACACCGAGAGCGAAAGAGCAATATGTGGAGTCTTGTGACCAGATTTTTTATGCATTGGGCTCACTTGCAGGAACCTGTTAAATGAATTAATGAGCAGATATGTTACTCAGATTAGTAATCAATGCTGAAGAAAACAAAAGGCTTTTCTTGAGGACTGTGAAGGGGAGTTTGAAATTTTACAGCCATGAGGTTTACATTTACTAAAACATCATTTGTGACTACCTGACAGTCTAATTAATATTTTTGACAGACAACTATGTTATCTTCCCAAATAAACTAGATAAGATTTTGAGTGTGTGCATGGTGCCTGCTTAATATGGATTCATTTCGAGTATGGTACATACCAACGATATCCACAACAGCGAAAAATGGCAGAATTGGCTGATACAGCCCCCCTATCAAGTAGAGCTGAGAAGCCATAGAACTTCCATTTGAAAGCTGGATCATGGGTCTTTCCCAGCAGTGCAGGAGCTGAAATCGTTACAAGAACAATCACACAAAGTTTGAGAAAGGCAAAGGGAAAATGTAGAGATTACATGCTATGAGGAGATTAGGGAGCATGCTAGTTCAAAATAATAAACTCCAAAATAGAAAGCTTAAGAAAGGAAATGGCAGACAGAAGAATAGTTCTGTATAGAAAATAATATTGCATTCACCTTCGAACTGTCTGGATCAAAATATATAACACAACCGTGATAATTGGTTACTTGGCCAAACAAAAGTAATGATCTATGTGCTTTTGCATAGCTTACCACATAATACACACACTACTCTTTCTGCACAATCAATAGATAAATAGATATCTTAGAAAGTTAAGCATTTTCATATATTTCCAAAATAAATCTTCTAGGCAATAGCACACACACATGCCATTGTTCATAGTATTCTACGCATTGTAACATTGATAACGCAAAATCATAGTAGTGGTAGGTGGCAGCGGTGTCATTAAGACCTAAAGTATCTGTTATGTTTTTTTTCCGTgcatcaaacaaaaaaaaaagaattttttgGAGAGCAAGGGTTCCAGTTTTGCTCAACTATATATTCAAGGGATTATCTCAATTTCTTTTCCTGATAGAAGGATTATCTCAATTTCATCGAAAACAAGTCATATGAGGAGGCATCTGAATCTAAAACACAAATTAACCAAAAGAACTATGATGAAGTATtgacctttcaaaaaaaaaagatcaacGTTCTAGCAGAATAATTCAATCGACAAGCAAAGGAAGCTCAATTGGATCCTTACAGGCACCAGTGACGCAAGAGTTGCCCATGGCTGTTCCAACTCCTCTGCTCAGAAATCCTCTGCAGGTGAAATCAATCGCCGTGCCGTAAGCAAAAAGTGCAGAGTTAAGAATCAAGAGCAAACAGTGTTATAGGTAAAACTCCCATCCTACAAACAAACAGATAGATCAAAACTTTATAAGAAACAAACTTTACTCTGGAGAACGAACAAACCGCTCCCCTCCTATTGCCACGGAAGCTACGAACTTGCGTTGCCGAAAACACAAACAACCCGCGGACACTAGATCGGGCTACTTCAGAAAGCGATCAAGTCCCTTCCTTTCAATTCCCCTCGATGTACTTTTTACGAACCTGATTGCAGAAGAAGATAAGAAGATAAGCAGACTTTGCTACGGATCGGGAGACGActcgaagagagagagaggggatcgGGGAGAGACTGAGCACACGCACCTCGTCACCTCGCAATGCTTTCCGCGGCGGGTGAAACCCTTGGCCGCAGTGGCGAGGGGGTTTTGGAGGCGTGCAGGGGCAAGGGGCAGAGAGCTTCGCCTTTTTAAGACTCTCACCGGCGACCGCGACCCAAACTCATTCGTCACTATAGATAAATAGTttaatatctttttttttttttgtcttatcTAACAACAAGACCTAAAAAAATAACATTTTCTGTAAATAGGGATCTAGGAGAGAGAATACTCAGATTTAGATTATGCCTCTCCTAGCACCCAAAATAGGTATTCCATATaaatactctgttggaggctatatATATTAGGTTGAAGATCCATTTTAAGTTTGGGTTTCACAATGGGTCTCATATTAGAGACAGCCTAACACAAAGAAGCAAAACAATCGTGAACAGAGAAGGGGcaaaggccctgttcggcttaccccatattcgacttattcagcttctttttttcagccggaacagtgtttttctctcacaacaattcagccggaacagtgtttttcaaccagttttagccaaatttcagaccagcgaacggggccaaaactAGCATTTCAGCGTGTACTGTTGGCTAAGTTTTATTGAATGTACTATGTATGTACATGGCTAGGTTTGGTAGTTAATTCGGCCTACAATAGTACTTCCTCATATAAAAGATGTAATTATCATGTTTAGAGAATAAATTAGTGAATAACTAAGGTTGTATATGTCTATTCTTCCATCATGTAAACTAGTTTACAAAAGTTTATTATTAAAAGGTTATTTATAGAATCTTGGTTCATGGATGTTTGGATCCCTAGACAGTAAAAGCTTGGATGAGATGCTTTTGAAAGTAAAATGTTCAAAGtactgtcgacacagaattttcgccccgtgccgaggacacacgtagcaagtcggaagggtccgctcgatggagcagatccgcctagcttcagcgcagagatggtcgatcctgcgtgatcctcccgagacgtgccagtcaatttgaccttgcaattgataaggagagaaagttcattagtaattaaggacggaacttgccggtgttgacagacagtcccgaatatgcggctatgagagccaatatgaaaggagattgactaaatagtcgattccagtatattcatgagaataaatcaattagagctcatgaggttgtgtaagaagaatcggttatcattcaggataaatatcattaatcaaacatatattaatcaatggtaataagatgtcaacaatgatcggtttgtgctgagccaatgattataattaaccgaacccctttttatataaaaaacaattcaacaccacttaaccgttttataaagataaatctaatgaacatgttagatctcatctatcatcatgaccagcggggcatgaggcagaatcatgcaggccgtagaaataacaatagactcgacgaccctaactcattactaatatcagtagggcatgagacagaatcatgcaggccgtaatacaataataagatcgtgaggctaacatatctttcgacctatctttacttcaacggtctcgtgatatGAACTGTTTGTGTaaacgctcgatatcggctaaaacaaccgattcaggcataactaACAGTTAAAGttatgccttatcaggaatagatctactaaatatcgatccccactccacggtgttaacagtggggtatgaggcagaatcacacaggtcgtggaacggttctctctagccaatagatctactcaagacgcaacatgccttaaccgcacgttatgcacaatcaagattgatgtaaaacagcccataagacataactcatcatttcaggtgtagattggatcagttttaggttagcaaatgatgggtcaaataagatataaggccgatctaaatcaatctcaatcgggcagaatgatatcgctataattagataaataatgaaagcaataagcaatatcggtaacttaatgaatctaccaaagactgtcattctaaggtagagccgataacttgaccttgatctaattcaagcagtggggtgtgaggtagaatcacataggccatacttgaattaaacaagagtcgatagctagcttataccagagccgcagtgggggtcgaccgaatcgatgcagccatacgaatagaggtataaaccatgatgatacttacagacaagctatggaggtcgaccagatcgatgcagccgtactcgctgaagaactcgtcgaaatctactctactcctactcctaaggggtggccagagccaaaaaaagtaattgatttgtatttggattgattgattctcttttacaatagccggggtttagtatttatacccgggccctatgcatgactcctgtctaagtacgacttattacaatttttgaccttagagaaaacattcctaatttaagataacttggactctaatctttctctttttgtagagtccggcatGCTTCATCCTGGCGCCGAACGTAGCCTCtgttgttatctgctggcgctatctgtggaaagccgattccattttctgcatctgaatcagctggtcccgatctgcatgtaattgattctttggtgacatgatcttgggagctttcgggtCCCTGTAACATCTtctttcaaattttggtgtaaacacatgccccctaattttgggataaaagtaattttattccaaaattatcatgtgtgtattcctgattggtccacaatcacgggtagagaaccttgatctggggtccaTTGTTTATCGTTGCCTGCGTCCACCCATGAGCCTATGTctcaaaactttttacaagagcgtcactgcttcatgtgtacttggattcatcttttcaGGCCGGctataaatgtctatccgaccctagcgagagcaactcaacaattcagccatgcttTTCTTCCATCTGCTCCCTCGAGTGCCTCTAGTTCcgtcggaccctccatggtccactctcttgccatgaagatcttgagcggttagaagaattcttgtgcatagggtaattgtgtcgctcattctaacgccttgtcgagcaagaggatcagctactacggCTAGGAGAAATCTTGTGACATCACAtatgtcttctcaccatgcttgcagagctgttctagtgtttgcaagggctaaaatgtgtggacacctttcccttgtttgtTCCACTAAACGCCCACCGGGAAAACcataggcttctttcccatagtctCTTGATTTACCAAGGAATCGACTGAGCACATGTTGAGTGGGCGATTTTTCTCTTCTCGGGCACAATTTTATCAACGGGCCAATGTCGATTCGTTTCACGACGACCTTCGGCCTTGTAGGGgtctagactcccttcaatccaaagaagccttgatagGTTGATTTTTGGTAAATGTAAAATCATCGAATCTGTTTCACGACATTTCATAATTTAGGGAGGCAATAAGTTCGAATatattatctcttcgttatccatcCCCTGAATTCCCGGAGTGTCGTTCCGCCTCCGTTTCCGACTCCAAATTCACACCTTCGGTGAAACCTGTCTTCTCGCCTTCTTGGGCTATATATACATGGGCCACGGTCGTGGATCGAACAACAACCGCTTCGCCTTAAACTttctgcatccttagtatagCTTCTGTTCTtctataggtttgagatcatggagaacatcgAGAGGTCCACTGAGGAGGCCTTtgatggatctgcatcatcgcgccAGTGCATCCACcgccaagagggtgcaacttgcGATGCTTCTGTCATCCTAGAGCAGAGGGCCGACTCTACTCAGCCTTTAGGGTCATCTTCAGCACCAATTTGTCGTCAGCTCCCCTGTTACCCGAGGAGGTTGGGAGATAATGATGACCTGGTCGGTTCTATTGATCGGACTGGTGAGAAACTTGCCGATTGTCTTTCTATTGCGGAATCGGCTTTGGCCATAGTTCAAGGCCGATCACCCCCTGAGCAGTGGCGGACCTAGGATCTGAGACTAGAGTAGTCCTggtaaaaaaaattcatgtgtaatACTATAAAATCCAAACAAAAAGTTTGACAAACATAGCTATAAATTAGCCAAATTATGATAATACATTTAAAAGGTTCGAAACTTacataaatactccctccata
It encodes:
- the LOC136484803 gene encoding uncharacterized protein; this translates as MGNSCVTGASPALLGKTHDPAFKWKFYGFSALLDRGAVSANSAIFRCCGYRWFLQVSPMHKKSGHKTPHIALSLSVYQNDFKAGDILSAVFELSMYNHSKGTYHGCKASYHFDIKNKRSEKQCLIPLEELLKSSDFLVDDSCVFGVRILKAHVSSQNKPIVIPKKPITVQNIFLQKKGFIKGTYTWTMNNFLDMKVPVCSPSFEAGRHKWYINMYPLGDQLSTNSLSLYLHLHDLNKIPLETGMVIELTLSILDQKHEGHYTVTGRFVFGVAEKIGWGWSNFIPLKTLMDPFSCYIVGSNCMLKADVTIIGSSNDG